CagccacaacacacacagatttCTGAACTTACATTAGATTGAACAAAGTTGCAAAAAGCCTCGTTATATAGGCCTACCTGGAAAAGGAAATATTATCAGATCGTTTATTGATTACAAGTAAATTCAATAGTCGTTTATTTGTGATTTGTCAAACTGGCTGTATTACTAATGCGGTTCTGTATGCCACTGGTTGGCAAGGGAGAGCGACGCTAATAGCACGAACTGTGACAGGCAGAAATAGTTTCTCATCTGCTCGACAGCACAACTAATCCCTTCCTTGCAATTCGCCTGAGTATTTTACGTTAATGAATACTGATAGAAACCTAGTCAGGCTAAAAGATTTCAGTTAACTAAAATTATTATAAACTCAATGAGGTATTGTGAATACGACTGGTCCCAGACTTGGCCTCTAAATCATAAAATATCAGTTGAGgaacacactagtaggaagcaGACGATGGGAGcgagctagctagatagctagcttgctaacgttaactagccaGATGCGTGACTGGCAAGTCCAGGTTTGTATCTCAAAGCCCGCAACTATTAAACAGCATTTGCTAACAACACATTAATATTCGGACAGTTAAGGAGTTAAAGGAGAGTGGGGATACCTGCTCGGCCGACGGCCCTGATTGTTTCCCCCCGATAATGTTGCTGGGTTTGCTAACCGTGCTGCTACTGTTCGCTGCCATCTTGGAATGGTGTCGCTAGTGGTGGGGGCTGAGGGCCCAAGGCTTACCATCTTGAGCTGTCTCATGTGATTGCCTGTTAGGAAAATCGTAATGAAAACAACACATGAAGAATGTTGTACTAGCTTGTCTCGTAGTCGTGCGATTTGGCGCCGCAAACACAACGTAGGTAGTTACATTGTTGATGTTTTGATACTTTACTGACTGGATTTTGCATTAACTTGAAATTAAAACAGAGTCCAAAGTACAGCACGAGCAAAGAATATACTTTCTGGTGTTGCTCAGTCGGATACAGACAGATTTGTTTTGACACGTCAAGCCAATGTTCGTGCTCAGGTGCAGTTTGAGAAGAACTCGGGTGAAACATTTACTGGACTGTCATTCTCCTTGGGGCTCGAGCTGCATAGGGGTGCATCAAAGGTAACGACACCAGTCAACCTTTTAACGTTGTTTACAATGCATGTGTCTGTTAACATAGCCCATTAAATGGGGGGTTAGGATTGAATAGGTTAttctaaaataaaaatgtattgccTTTAATTCATTTTCTGTCAAGGTCTACTAGTGTCACTGACTTGTGAATGTAGGTCAATTAGGAATGTTCAGCTATTATAACTAGCCACATATTTTTTTACCTCTTACACTAACCCTTTAGATGcttgactttaaaaaaaactaggcaagtcagttaagaacaaactcttatttacaatgttggcctaggaacagtgggctaactgccttgtccCGGGGCAGAATgccagatttttaccttgtcagctctgggatttgatctagcaagatttcagttactggcccaatgctctatccactaggctacctgccgcccgacTTAATGTAAACTCAAGTTTCTTTCTTACCAGGATGTCATCATCATCGACTCATCCAGTGGCAGCGGTGTGCCAGGTGTCCGCAACCCCTGATAAGGAGGCCAACTTCACTGCCTGCAAGCGATTGGTGCAGGCGGCAAAAGAGGGTGGAGCCAGCATGGTTTTCCTACCTGAGGGGTTTGACTACATCGGCTCTAGTCGAGAGGAGACCCTGAATCTGTCTGAGAGGCTAACGGGAGACATTATCTCACGCTACACACTGCTCGCCAAGTGAGTACTCCTAGCTACTGAGTGTGGTTGTCTATTCTATTCATTTCTATTACATCCTCGTCTAATAATAATTATTGAATGGGGGACTTCATCTCATCTTGTTCTGTTATTGATGAGTGTTTTTCCACAGTTAATCCACATCTGTCCTTTCTTAGGAAGCTGAGCGTGTGGCTCTCTCTTGGAGGGTTTCATGAGAGAGGGCATGACTGGGAGACGGACAGGCGAATCTACAACAGTCACATCATCATAAATGAAAAgggtatgaacacacacacacacacacacacacacacacacacacacacacacacacacacacacacacacacacacacacacacacacacacacacacacacacacacacacacacacacacacacactgaagtgcTGACACTTTCACTTAACCCTACAGGTGTTATAGTGTCCGTATACAGGAAGTCCCACTTGTTTGATGTGGAGCTGCCAGGAAGAGGCGTGTCCTTAAAAGAGAGTGCCTTCACCATACCTGGATCCAGCCTCATTCCTCCAGTTCAAACTCCCATTGGCAAGGTCATTCTATGATTCCACCAATCCTGCTCTCATTGAATTGTTATTGCAACTAACATCCATCTTTGTACACCAGATTCTTAGATCTACCACCCCAGTATTCTGTCACTGTATTGTGTTCCAGGTGGGACTGGGTATCTGTTATGACCTGAGGTTCCCTGAGCTGTCATTGGCCCTGCTGCGACAGGGGGCGGAGATTCTGACCTACC
The window above is part of the Oncorhynchus gorbuscha isolate QuinsamMale2020 ecotype Even-year linkage group LG21, OgorEven_v1.0, whole genome shotgun sequence genome. Proteins encoded here:
- the nit1 gene encoding deaminated glutathione amidase codes for the protein MFVLRCSLRRTRVKHLLDCHSPWGSSCIGVHQRMSSSSTHPVAAVCQVSATPDKEANFTACKRLVQAAKEGGASMVFLPEGFDYIGSSREETLNLSERLTGDIISRYTLLAKKLSVWLSLGGFHERGHDWETDRRIYNSHIIINEKGVIVSVYRKSHLFDVELPGRGVSLKESAFTIPGSSLIPPVQTPIGKVGLGICYDLRFPELSLALLRQGAEILTYPSAFTVATGAAHWEVLLRARAIETQCFVLAAAQVGSHHEKRSSYGHALAVDPWGVVMGDCGGENTGMVLLEIDLEKLRDTQRNMPVQQHRRDTSFYYSLGGKD